In Gemmatimonadaceae bacterium, the following are encoded in one genomic region:
- a CDS encoding Ig-like domain-containing protein yields the protein MKPVVLALTLCATVACASPGVPPGGPEDKEAPQIVRIAPDSGKTGVSPREAIFRFDEVVSERPSGVASLGALFVISPRDGEPRVSWHREEISVRPRRAWRKNTAYTITLLPGLADLRGNIRNTAAVTMFSTGATIPTSRIGGTLFNWPEGRIVTRGLVEARPRADTTLAYVAATDSAGSFLFPNLPAGSYVVRGISDDNANHGLDPREAWDTAMVNLTDSARVDLFGFVHDSIGSRLASVLMKDSVTLVLTFDNPLAVTPPLGPANIRVRAPDSTDVPVVSVMPPPPDTTISKTPRPSRPIPPRVLTVRLGRPLRARTDYRVRVTDARNLTGVARTSDRILSVPAAPAAAATPPPAAPPPAAPPAAAPIRR from the coding sequence GTGAAGCCGGTTGTCCTTGCATTGACGCTGTGCGCGACGGTGGCGTGCGCATCGCCCGGCGTTCCGCCCGGCGGGCCCGAGGACAAGGAAGCGCCGCAGATCGTCCGTATCGCCCCGGACAGCGGGAAGACCGGTGTCTCGCCGCGCGAAGCCATCTTCAGATTCGATGAGGTCGTGAGCGAGCGGCCGTCAGGAGTTGCGTCGCTCGGCGCGCTTTTCGTCATCTCCCCTCGTGATGGGGAGCCGCGCGTGAGCTGGCATCGCGAAGAGATCAGCGTGCGGCCCCGGCGCGCGTGGCGGAAGAACACGGCGTACACCATCACGCTGCTGCCGGGTCTCGCCGACCTGCGCGGCAACATCCGCAACACCGCCGCAGTGACCATGTTCTCGACCGGCGCAACGATCCCGACGTCGCGTATCGGCGGGACGTTGTTCAACTGGCCCGAGGGACGGATCGTCACTCGCGGTCTCGTCGAAGCACGGCCACGGGCGGACACCACTCTGGCCTACGTCGCGGCCACCGATTCGGCGGGCAGCTTTCTGTTCCCGAATCTTCCCGCAGGTTCGTATGTCGTCCGCGGCATTTCCGACGACAATGCCAATCACGGGCTCGACCCGCGTGAAGCGTGGGACACCGCAATGGTGAATCTGACCGATTCGGCAAGAGTGGATCTGTTCGGATTCGTCCATGACTCGATCGGGTCGCGCCTCGCGAGTGTCCTGATGAAGGATTCGGTGACACTCGTGCTGACATTCGACAATCCGCTCGCGGTGACGCCTCCGCTCGGACCGGCGAACATTCGCGTCCGCGCTCCTGATTCGACGGATGTGCCGGTGGTTTCAGTAATGCCGCCGCCACCCGACACGACGATTTCAAAAACGCCCCGGCCCTCGCGACCGATTCCGCCGCGCGTTCTGACGGTGCGTCTCGGGCGTCCGCTGCGCGCCCGCACTGACTATCGCGTTCGCGTGACCGACGCGCGCAATCTCACGGGTGTGGCCAGAACGAGCGACAGAATCCTCAGCGTTCCCGCGGCCCCTGCGGCCGCGGCGACACCTCCGCCCGCCGCTCCACCTCCCGCAGCCCCGCCCGCGGCGGCACCCATACGAAGGTGA
- a CDS encoding valine--tRNA ligase, giving the protein MSKTPPATDLPPQFDPASVETTLYKEWLDADLFTADAKRSRRTGGDRDPFVVVMPPPNVTAVLHMGHGLNITVQDVLIRWRRMCGDEALWLPGTDHAGIATQNVIERQLAAEGKTRFDLGREAFVKRTSDFVTETGGTILEQLRAVGASCDWTRTAYTLSPELSRAVREAFVLLYERGLIYRGHRVIHWCSRCLTSLSDEEAEHSEETGNLYHLRYPLTDDPTKGITIATTRPETMLADVAVAVHPDDERYRHLIGRTVTLPIANVAIPIIADSIGVDPEFGTGAVKITPAHDANDFEMGSRHKLPMPVVLSPEGTMANGADAGSRVPPELLGIDRFEARQRIVQMLKHLGALEKIESHSHAVRHCYRCDTVVEPRLSDQWFVKMKPLAEPALEAVRDRRIRILPERWEAVYVNWLENIRDWNISRQLWWGHRIPVWYCDACGEVTVSRDDISKCVKCGQPARQDEDVLDTWFSSWLWPFSTLGWPNAEAGDLAAFYPTDDLITAPEILFFWVARMVMGGYAFMGETPFHTVYLHGTVRDMKHLKMSKSLGNGIDPLDVRALYGTDALRYTVIAGLGIGADVMLDPNDLEKSFAPGRNFVTKLWNIGRFLLTNVGSESVQPLDRVDATKLRQSDRWILNALNTAIAECDAALGPSSPKDGVWDQAELRSGLRLSEYTESARRFVWNELADWYLESTKGRLASHDGDGEVARAVLAHSFDAALRLLQPIVPFITDTLWRRLPIADEGARGEFIARAVWPTQNPAFGAEPGFELVREAINAIRQLRADYAIPPGDRIHASLDTGAAGRNATRDAAIFAEESEFIERVARCTVDVEADETGGSGATILLSSGSRIRVPLAGVIDIEKECRKAKEELEKLDSQLAALNGRLANPGFTDRAPAQVVDAEHARQVEWTARRGQLADKVASLCGS; this is encoded by the coding sequence CATCCGCTGGCGGCGCATGTGCGGCGATGAGGCGCTCTGGCTTCCGGGTACCGATCACGCCGGCATCGCCACGCAGAACGTGATCGAGCGGCAACTCGCCGCCGAAGGAAAGACGCGCTTCGACCTCGGACGCGAAGCATTCGTGAAACGCACGTCGGACTTCGTGACCGAGACGGGCGGCACGATTCTGGAGCAGCTCCGCGCCGTCGGCGCGTCATGCGACTGGACGAGGACCGCCTACACCCTTTCGCCGGAGCTCTCGCGCGCGGTGCGGGAAGCGTTCGTGCTGCTGTACGAGCGCGGTCTCATCTATCGCGGGCATCGGGTCATTCACTGGTGTTCACGCTGCCTCACGTCGTTGAGCGACGAGGAAGCGGAGCATAGCGAAGAGACGGGCAATCTGTATCATCTGCGGTATCCGCTGACCGACGATCCGACGAAGGGAATAACGATCGCGACGACGAGGCCTGAGACGATGCTCGCCGATGTCGCGGTGGCGGTGCATCCCGACGACGAGCGCTATCGCCATCTGATCGGCAGGACGGTGACGCTGCCGATCGCGAATGTCGCGATCCCGATCATCGCCGATTCGATTGGCGTGGATCCGGAGTTCGGCACCGGCGCGGTGAAGATCACCCCCGCGCACGACGCCAACGATTTCGAGATGGGGTCGCGTCACAAGCTGCCGATGCCGGTCGTTCTCTCCCCGGAGGGCACGATGGCCAACGGCGCCGACGCCGGCTCCCGCGTGCCCCCTGAGCTTCTTGGAATTGACCGATTCGAGGCGCGCCAACGGATCGTGCAGATGTTGAAACATCTCGGCGCTCTCGAGAAGATCGAGTCCCACTCGCACGCCGTCCGGCACTGCTATCGCTGCGACACTGTCGTCGAGCCGCGCCTGTCCGATCAGTGGTTCGTGAAGATGAAGCCGCTCGCGGAGCCGGCGCTCGAGGCGGTGCGCGATCGCCGCATCCGGATTCTTCCGGAGAGGTGGGAAGCGGTGTATGTGAACTGGCTGGAAAACATCCGCGACTGGAACATCTCGCGTCAGTTGTGGTGGGGTCATCGCATTCCCGTCTGGTATTGCGACGCGTGCGGCGAAGTCACGGTGAGCCGGGACGACATCTCGAAGTGCGTGAAGTGCGGCCAGCCGGCGCGCCAGGACGAGGACGTGCTCGACACGTGGTTCTCATCCTGGCTATGGCCCTTCTCCACCCTCGGCTGGCCGAATGCCGAAGCCGGGGACCTCGCCGCGTTCTATCCGACCGATGATCTCATCACCGCACCGGAAATTCTGTTCTTCTGGGTCGCGCGGATGGTCATGGGCGGCTACGCGTTCATGGGCGAGACACCGTTCCACACGGTGTACCTGCACGGAACCGTGCGCGACATGAAGCACCTTAAGATGTCGAAGTCACTCGGTAACGGAATCGATCCGCTCGATGTCCGCGCGCTCTACGGCACGGATGCGCTGCGATACACGGTGATTGCCGGCCTCGGCATTGGCGCCGACGTCATGCTCGACCCCAACGACCTCGAGAAGTCGTTCGCTCCAGGCAGGAATTTCGTCACCAAGCTGTGGAACATCGGGCGGTTCCTTCTCACCAATGTCGGAAGTGAAAGCGTTCAACCACTCGATCGTGTGGACGCCACGAAGCTCCGCCAGTCGGACAGATGGATTCTCAACGCGCTCAACACGGCGATCGCGGAGTGCGACGCGGCGCTCGGTCCGTCGAGCCCAAAGGACGGAGTGTGGGATCAGGCCGAGTTGCGCAGCGGGCTCCGGCTGAGCGAATACACCGAATCGGCCCGGCGCTTCGTCTGGAACGAGCTCGCGGACTGGTATCTCGAGTCGACCAAGGGGCGACTTGCATCGCATGACGGCGATGGCGAAGTCGCGCGCGCCGTGCTTGCGCATTCGTTCGACGCCGCGCTGCGTCTCCTTCAGCCAATCGTGCCGTTCATCACCGACACACTGTGGCGACGCCTGCCGATCGCCGACGAGGGCGCGCGTGGCGAGTTCATCGCGCGCGCGGTGTGGCCGACGCAGAATCCGGCGTTCGGCGCCGAGCCGGGGTTCGAGCTCGTGCGCGAAGCGATCAATGCCATCCGCCAGCTCCGCGCGGACTACGCGATCCCGCCGGGCGACCGCATTCACGCTTCCCTCGACACTGGCGCCGCGGGCCGCAACGCGACACGCGACGCGGCCATCTTCGCCGAGGAATCGGAGTTCATCGAGCGCGTCGCGCGGTGCACGGTGGACGTCGAAGCGGATGAGACCGGGGGGAGCGGCGCGACGATCCTTCTCTCCAGCGGCTCGCGTATCAGAGTCCCGCTCGCCGGCGTGATTGACATCGAGAAGGAATGTCGCAAGGCGAAGGAAGAGTTGGAAAAGCTCGACTCGCAACTCGCGGCGCTGAATGGGCGACTGGCCAATCCGGGGTTCACCGACCGTGCCCCGGCTCAGGTCGTGGACGCGGAGCACGCCAGGCAGGTCGAATGGACGGCGAGGCGCGGCCAGCTCGCCGACAAGGTTGCTTCGCTGTGCGGATCGTGA
- a CDS encoding HAD family hydrolase, which yields MNALPTAVFLDRDGTIVEDAHYLSSPDQLRLIDGAAEAIARINSLLIPVIVVTNQSGIRRGRFTVQDYERVRARLDQLLAGLGARIDATYYCPHTPDDACECRKPGLLLFRRAAEEIPGVDLSRALYIGDQMRDIQPGLALGGDAVLVPSPETPPADTLAAVERARVASSLGTALDWFLCTN from the coding sequence GTGAACGCGCTTCCGACCGCGGTTTTTCTCGACCGCGACGGAACCATCGTCGAGGACGCGCATTATCTCTCGAGCCCCGATCAGCTCCGGCTCATTGACGGAGCGGCCGAGGCGATCGCACGGATCAACTCCCTGCTCATCCCGGTGATCGTCGTGACGAACCAGTCGGGAATCAGGCGCGGACGGTTCACCGTCCAGGATTACGAGCGCGTTCGCGCCCGGCTCGATCAGCTCCTCGCCGGGCTTGGCGCGCGGATTGACGCTACGTACTACTGCCCTCACACACCCGACGACGCCTGCGAATGCCGCAAGCCGGGGTTGTTGCTGTTCCGCAGAGCAGCGGAGGAGATCCCGGGCGTGGATCTTTCGCGCGCGTTGTACATCGGCGACCAGATGCGCGACATACAACCGGGGCTCGCGCTCGGAGGCGATGCAGTACTCGTCCCTTCCCCGGAGACGCCTCCGGCAGACACGCTCGCGGCGGTGGAACGAGCCCGTGTCGCTTCCTCACTCGGCACCGCGCTGGACTGGTTTCTCTGCACCAACTGA
- the purN gene encoding phosphoribosylglycinamide formyltransferase has product MAVRTAVLASGGGTNLQALIDHLEMLGTRAAARIAVVAANREATGALDRARASSIPTEVFDASDDGSALLDLLHRHSIELLVLAGYLKRIPPLVVGEYQGRIINVHPGLLPEFGGAGMYGARVHAAVIASGAKFTGVTAHFVDDEFDHGPVIAQWRVGVKPDDTVESLAARVLKVEHIFYPRVVEMVAALKGNDFFADF; this is encoded by the coding sequence ATGGCAGTGCGCACAGCGGTGCTCGCGTCCGGCGGGGGCACGAATCTTCAGGCATTGATAGACCATCTCGAAATGCTCGGCACGCGCGCGGCGGCGCGTATCGCCGTGGTCGCGGCGAACCGCGAGGCCACGGGCGCGCTCGATCGCGCGCGGGCGTCCTCGATACCCACCGAAGTCTTCGACGCATCGGACGACGGCTCGGCTCTGCTCGATCTGCTTCACCGCCACTCCATCGAGCTGCTCGTCCTCGCCGGCTATCTGAAGAGAATTCCGCCCCTCGTCGTCGGCGAATATCAGGGACGCATCATCAACGTCCATCCCGGCCTGCTACCCGAGTTCGGGGGTGCAGGTATGTACGGTGCGAGGGTTCATGCGGCGGTGATCGCGTCGGGCGCAAAGTTCACCGGCGTCACCGCCCACTTCGTGGACGACGAGTTCGATCATGGTCCGGTGATCGCCCAGTGGCGCGTGGGCGTCAAGCCGGACGACACCGTTGAGTCACTCGCCGCCCGCGTTCTGAAGGTGGAGCACATTTTCTATCCGCGGGTGGTCGAGATGGTCGCCGCGCTCAAAGGCAACGATTTTTTCGCAGATTTCTGA
- the purH gene encoding bifunctional phosphoribosylaminoimidazolecarboxamide formyltransferase/IMP cyclohydrolase, giving the protein MPLALLSVSDKTGLLDFAQGLSRLGWEIVSTGGTAKALRAAGLAPREVSDLTGFPEILDGRVKTLHPAVHGGLLARRDDPEHMKVAADHGIAMIDLVAVNLYPFQATAARPGVTTAEVIENIDIGGPTMLRSAAKNFESVTVVVDPADYARVLATFEANDDDVELRRLLAEKVYAHTAAYDSAISRWFACERAEQFPDRTVLAIDRAQTLRYGENPGQRAAFYVEQDGNGLAGLEQKGGKELSFNNLLDLEGALLATDPFAGETCCAIVKHTTPCGLATGSSALDAYRKALACDPVSAFGSVISFTVTVDAETAEAVSSLFVECLVAPSFSDEALEILGRKKNLRVLQGQAVWKEHALDYKRVRGGFLVQERARPMSENDRWTVVTKRQPTDEERVNLAFAWRAVGSVKSNAILLARDGATIGIGAGQMSRVDAAFLSVHKAQLAGHDTLGAVLGSDAFFPFRDGVDQAAEAGIRAIIQPGGSVRDEEVIAAADEHDIAMVFTGQRQFRH; this is encoded by the coding sequence ATGCCCCTTGCGCTGCTTTCCGTATCCGACAAGACCGGACTCCTCGATTTCGCGCAGGGGCTCTCGCGCCTGGGATGGGAGATCGTCTCGACAGGCGGCACCGCCAAGGCGCTGCGCGCGGCAGGTCTCGCCCCGCGCGAGGTAAGCGACCTCACCGGCTTCCCCGAAATTCTCGACGGTCGCGTGAAGACTCTTCACCCGGCCGTGCACGGCGGCCTGCTCGCGCGCCGCGATGATCCCGAGCACATGAAGGTCGCGGCCGATCACGGGATCGCAATGATCGATCTCGTCGCGGTCAACCTGTATCCATTCCAGGCGACCGCCGCCCGCCCCGGCGTCACTACCGCCGAAGTCATCGAGAACATAGACATTGGCGGCCCGACGATGCTTCGCTCCGCCGCCAAGAATTTCGAATCCGTGACGGTCGTCGTGGATCCCGCCGATTATGCGCGTGTACTCGCGACGTTCGAGGCCAACGACGACGACGTGGAGCTGAGACGACTGCTCGCCGAGAAGGTCTATGCCCATACGGCGGCGTACGACAGCGCGATCTCCAGGTGGTTCGCCTGCGAGCGCGCCGAGCAGTTCCCCGACCGCACCGTGCTGGCGATAGACCGCGCGCAGACATTGCGCTACGGCGAGAACCCGGGTCAGCGCGCGGCTTTCTATGTGGAGCAGGACGGCAACGGCCTCGCGGGACTCGAGCAGAAAGGGGGCAAGGAGCTCTCGTTCAACAACCTTCTCGATCTCGAGGGCGCCCTCCTCGCGACCGATCCATTTGCCGGCGAGACCTGCTGCGCGATCGTGAAGCACACGACCCCGTGCGGCCTGGCGACCGGATCGAGCGCGCTCGACGCGTACAGGAAGGCACTCGCGTGCGACCCGGTGTCGGCATTTGGATCGGTCATATCGTTCACGGTCACCGTGGATGCCGAGACGGCCGAGGCGGTATCGAGCCTTTTCGTGGAGTGTCTCGTCGCGCCCTCGTTCAGCGACGAAGCGCTGGAGATTCTCGGTCGCAAGAAGAATCTGCGTGTCCTGCAGGGTCAGGCGGTGTGGAAGGAGCATGCGCTCGACTACAAGCGCGTGCGTGGCGGCTTCCTCGTGCAGGAGCGCGCGCGTCCGATGTCCGAGAACGACAGGTGGACGGTGGTGACGAAGCGCCAGCCGACGGACGAAGAGCGTGTGAACCTGGCGTTTGCGTGGCGCGCGGTTGGCAGCGTCAAGTCGAACGCGATTCTGCTCGCCCGCGATGGAGCCACCATCGGAATCGGAGCAGGGCAGATGTCACGCGTTGATGCGGCGTTCCTGTCGGTTCACAAGGCGCAGCTCGCCGGCCACGACACGCTCGGCGCAGTGCTTGGCTCCGACGCGTTCTTTCCATTCCGGGACGGAGTGGATCAGGCGGCAGAAGCGGGCATCCGCGCCATCATCCAGCCAGGCGGTTCGGTGCGCGACGAAGAAGTGATCGCCGCCGCCGACGAGCACGACATCGCGATGGTTTTCACGGGACAGAGGCAGTTCAGGCATTGA
- the selA gene encoding L-seryl-tRNA(Sec) selenium transferase, with protein MPSVSGLLERDDVRALLEGNPRGLVVDAVRHAIDEARGTAASGDATDWGERIASHLHTVLRRSLRPVFNATGVVLHTNLGRAPLAEAAITAVREAAEGYTNLEYDLEAGERGSRYVHCVELLRELTGAEDAIVVNNCAAALVLSLSALARGREVIVSRGELVEIGGSFRVPDIMQRSGASLEEVGTTNRTHLDDYRRAITPRTGAIAKIHRSNFTLSGFVADVDVRQLAPLAAEHGVPIVHDLGSGLMIELDDWGLTGEPTARAALSAGAAAVLMSGDKLLGGPQSGIVLGARHIIARMRQDPFARAVRVDKMTIAALAATLEIYRSPERAVSEIPTLAMLTASAESVGERCRRVAAALSGVGVAATVVETFAAAGAGAYPSHEIASFALRLADGEKIEKVLRSAELPVIGRIADGGLLLDMRSVPVRDDERFTAAVLAALT; from the coding sequence ATGCCCAGTGTCAGTGGCCTCCTCGAGCGCGATGACGTCCGCGCGCTCCTCGAAGGGAATCCGCGCGGTCTCGTGGTTGACGCGGTGCGCCACGCGATAGACGAGGCACGCGGGACCGCGGCGAGCGGCGACGCCACGGACTGGGGAGAAAGAATCGCGTCGCATCTCCACACGGTGCTGCGCAGATCCCTGCGCCCGGTTTTCAACGCCACCGGCGTCGTGCTCCACACGAATCTGGGACGCGCGCCCCTGGCGGAGGCGGCGATCACCGCGGTGCGCGAAGCCGCTGAAGGCTACACGAATCTCGAGTACGACCTGGAAGCCGGCGAGCGGGGCTCACGCTACGTCCACTGCGTGGAGCTGCTTCGCGAGCTGACAGGCGCTGAGGACGCGATAGTCGTCAACAATTGCGCCGCCGCCCTCGTGCTGTCGCTGAGCGCGCTCGCTCGCGGCCGCGAAGTGATAGTCTCGCGCGGAGAGTTGGTCGAGATCGGCGGAAGCTTCCGCGTTCCCGACATCATGCAGCGAAGCGGCGCTTCGCTCGAGGAAGTGGGAACCACGAACCGCACTCACCTCGATGACTACCGGCGAGCTATCACACCACGCACGGGCGCGATCGCAAAGATCCATCGCAGCAACTTCACGCTGTCCGGTTTCGTCGCCGACGTGGATGTGAGACAGCTCGCCCCACTCGCGGCAGAGCACGGCGTTCCGATCGTACACGACCTTGGCAGCGGTCTCATGATCGAGCTCGATGACTGGGGACTCACCGGCGAGCCGACGGCACGCGCAGCCCTCTCGGCCGGCGCGGCGGCGGTCCTCATGAGCGGCGACAAGCTGCTTGGTGGCCCGCAATCCGGCATCGTGCTCGGCGCCAGACACATCATCGCCCGCATGCGCCAGGATCCGTTCGCCCGCGCGGTGCGCGTGGACAAGATGACGATCGCGGCGCTGGCTGCCACACTCGAGATCTATCGCAGTCCCGAGCGCGCGGTGAGCGAAATCCCGACACTCGCCATGCTGACCGCATCGGCGGAGAGCGTCGGCGAGCGCTGCCGGCGGGTCGCGGCAGCGCTGTCCGGCGTGGGAGTGGCCGCGACCGTCGTCGAGACTTTCGCCGCCGCCGGCGCCGGCGCTTACCCGTCGCACGAGATCGCTTCCTTCGCGCTCCGGCTCGCGGACGGCGAGAAAATCGAAAAGGTTCTGCGATCGGCCGAGCTTCCAGTCATCGGCCGAATCGCCGACGGAGGGCTTCTGCTCGACATGCGCAGCGTTCCCGTACGCGACGACGAGCGATTCACCGCCGCAGTGCTGGCGGCACTTACGTGA